DNA sequence from the Leptospira perdikensis genome:
GTTTTTCAGGATCGATCTCACCTTTCACAAGTGCCATATGGACTTTATCATCAATTTGGGTGGAATAAGCTTTGATTTTAAAATCACCAAACTCCGTTGGTAAACTTGCTTCCACTTCTAAATGAATTAACTTTTCTTTATGCCTTCTATAACGAATTAAATCTTCTATCGTATAGATATTGAGTCCGTGGGTTTTTGCAAATTTTTCCAAATCTGGAATCCGAGCCATGGATCCATCGTCATTCATAATCTCACAAATGACACCACTTGGGTAAAGACCCGCTAATTTAGATAAGTCGACAGCAGCTTCTGTATGTCCTGCCCTTCGTAAAACCCCACCTGTCACTGCTTGGAGCGGAAACAAATGGCCTGGGCGCACCAAATCTTCAGATTTGGTTTTCGGATCAAGGAGGACTTCGACAGTCTTCGCCCTGTCATGTGCGGAGATTCCCGTAGAGGTTCCGTGTTTGGCATCTACGGAGACGGTAAAGGCAGTTCCGTGTTTGTCGCCTAATGTTAGGTCATCCACCATTTTTCCTAGACCTAAACCTTGTAACCTTTCTCGTTCCATCGGAACACAGATGAGGCCTCGACCATGGGTTGCCATAAAGTTAATTTTGTCTTTATCCGCAAACTCTGAGGCGCAAACCAAATCACCTTCATTTTCTCTGTCTTCAGAGTCGACGAGAATGATCATTTTGCCTTGGCGGATTTCTTCGATTGCTTCTTCGATCGGACGTATCATAGGGAAAGGCCTCTATATACTAAAACTCTGAAAGCCGTTCCGAATTAAAGAAGATTCCCAAAGAAAGTCATTGATTTTTCCCCTTTCTTTTGTCTAAATGTTCCGGATCGGAGGCCATGTGGAACTGAAACTGAACACAACAGGAAAGATCAAAACCATTGAAATTGCAGGTAAATTTGACATTGAGTCCACAGAGGAATTTGAATCTATCTTTGCGAAACTGATAGAACCAAATCCAAACGTTGTTTCTATTGAAATGAGTCGTCTTGACTATATCGATTCTTCTGGAATCGGTTCTCTCATCAAAAGTCTCAATTCTCTCAAAAATAAAAAAGGAAAACTCATTCTCGTCGGGATGAAACCGATGATTCAGAACGTATTCAAATTAGCAAAACTAGATATGTTTTTTGAAATTATGAATGTTACAGATTTCCAGGCAAAGTATGTAGCTGACGATAGCGATTCTGATATCGACGATTTATTGAAAAGAAGTTAAGAACCAGACCTTTGGCTTAAATAATTTTCAATGTATTTGGCAAGAATATCCACTTCTACATTCAATCGTTGGTCTTTTTTCCAGGAACCTGCATTGGTTTTCTCCATAGTTTCAGGAATTAAGATCAATTGGATATTTCCATCCTTTACATCCACTACAGTAAGGCTAATCCCATCCAAAGTGACAGAACCTTTTTTGACAAAATAACGTCGGAGTTCTTCAGGGATTTCTACCCAAAACTCCTCCACTTCTTTTTCGATTTGTTTTCGGCTAATGACCTTTGCCATTCCATCCACATGACCTTGTACCATATGACCGCCAAATCTTTGCCCAAGAGCCATAGCCCTCTCTAAATTAACGCCATATCCTTCACCTAACCTAGACAAGTTGGTAAGTTCCAAAGATTTAAAAGAAGCATAAAACTTAAATACATTCCCTAATTCAGAGAATTCAGTAACAGTCATACAGGCGCCGTTAATAGCAATAGAATCTCCCAGTTTCAAATCAGGATTTTCCCATTCTGTTTCTATTGTAAATTGGATACCCGAATCAATGGGTTTAATTTCGACTACTTTTCCGATAGTTTCGACAAGACCAGTAAACATAGGTTTAAGCGCTCCTTTGAGGTTTTCTGATAAAAATACGATTGGATCCCACTTGGTATTCTGAAATTAAAAGTTCATTCTGAAATACAAAAGGAATTCCGTCTGGAAGAGATTTATTTTCATTTCGAATTTCAAGAATTCGATCCGATTCCGTAAGTTCCTCTGCTAAAAAAGAAGGGAAAAAATTCCCAGCTTCGCATAACAAAGTATTGATCCCGAGATCACCCAAAATCTCCAAAAATTTACTCGCATCATCCGGTTTGATACAAACCCCTTCAAACTTAGAAAGCGATCGAATATGGTTTTCTAACTCGCGACCAAAGGATTCTATATCCTCATCCGATAAAATAAAGAAAATACATTTTTTTTCACCCATCATTTCGGTGAGTTCTTTTTGTTTTCTAAAAAACTCATCAGTGGGTAGATGTTTTAGATCCAAACAGAATACACGATAGGGTTGGTAGAGGATTTCCTCCAAACGATGGATTTCTGTTGTATCTTTTGCATATTGTAAGATAGAGGAAACTAGTCCAGAGCCGGCCTCAAAAAAAGGTTCTAATTCTGTGATCCGATTTCCTGGTTTGTGAGAAAGTATCATCTCTTCTGAAATCCGAAAATGAAGGGAGGGTGAATCAGAAACCACTGTTCCTGGGCCCACCGCAATGGCATCTACTTTGGCACGTAACAGTTGCAAGGTGAGATCCACTTCTTCGGAACTCACCCTTTCTTTTTTTTTATCCAAAGAGGCAAAATTTCCTTCCTTGGAAGTAGCGGATTTAATCCAAACCCAAGGACGTCCTGTCTGAATTCTTGTGAGAAATCCCTGTAAATAAGGAAGAGATACCTTAGCGAGCATTGGATCAAGGCCAATGGTAATTCCAACCTTTGTATATGTTTCCCAGTCTCCGGATACAACGAGAGGGTTGGGATCTTTCCATCCGAGTTTGATTTCATTCGGTTTTCTTTCGATCACCAAATCTCGACAAGGTGGTGTTTTTCCAAAATGGGTACACGGTTCTAAACTAACCGAAAGAATCTCATTTGTTTGGTTTGGATTTTTAAGATCACTTGTTTCGGAATTTTTCTCTTCTTTTAAGTCTGTCGTTTTGGAGATTGGATAACGAGAATAAAGTTCTCGTTCTGCATGGTTTTTTCCAAAGGTTTGAGTATGTGCACTGGCAAGGACTGTTCCTTCCTTGTCAGTTAAAACAGCTGAGACGGGAGGATTGGCACCGGTTTTTCCCATAGCCAAAAACCCAAGTAAGGAATGCAGAGAATAAGTTTCCTTCCGTTTCTCTGCATTCATATTAGATTTGTTATGCGAATCTTTTTTTCCTGAGTTGGTCGTAAATCTCAGAAATAGGAGCTGCAATATAGATAGAAGAGTAAGTTCCTACAATTACCCCAAAAAGTAGAACAAAAGCGAAATCATACAATTCCACTGCACCTCCCACGATGATGGCCACGACGGAAATCATAGTAGTAAACGAGGTATTGATAGTTCTTCCCAAAGTTTGAGTAATGGATACGTTGATGATATTAGAAAGTGCTAAATTGTCTTTCCCGTGAGCATTCTCGCGGATTCGGTCAAACACAACAATTTTATCGTTAA
Encoded proteins:
- a CDS encoding bifunctional 3,4-dihydroxy-2-butanone-4-phosphate synthase/GTP cyclohydrolase II; this translates as MIRPIEEAIEEIRQGKMIILVDSEDRENEGDLVCASEFADKDKINFMATHGRGLICVPMERERLQGLGLGKMVDDLTLGDKHGTAFTVSVDAKHGTSTGISAHDRAKTVEVLLDPKTKSEDLVRPGHLFPLQAVTGGVLRRAGHTEAAVDLSKLAGLYPSGVICEIMNDDGSMARIPDLEKFAKTHGLNIYTIEDLIRYRRHKEKLIHLEVEASLPTEFGDFKIKAYSTQIDDKVHMALVKGEIDPEKPVLVRVHSECLTGDIFSSQRCDCGPQLHNALRMIEKEGTGVLLYMRQEGRGIGIINKLKAYSLQEGGLDTVEANEKLGFAPDLREYGIGAQILRDIGVKQMKLITNNPRKIVGLEGYNLHVTERVPIEIDPVEENTRYLQTKKTKLGHLLNLHG
- a CDS encoding STAS domain-containing protein: MELKLNTTGKIKTIEIAGKFDIESTEEFESIFAKLIEPNPNVVSIEMSRLDYIDSSGIGSLIKSLNSLKNKKGKLILVGMKPMIQNVFKLAKLDMFFEIMNVTDFQAKYVADDSDSDIDDLLKRS
- a CDS encoding riboflavin synthase, yielding MFTGLVETIGKVVEIKPIDSGIQFTIETEWENPDLKLGDSIAINGACMTVTEFSELGNVFKFYASFKSLELTNLSRLGEGYGVNLERAMALGQRFGGHMVQGHVDGMAKVISRKQIEKEVEEFWVEIPEELRRYFVKKGSVTLDGISLTVVDVKDGNIQLILIPETMEKTNAGSWKKDQRLNVEVDILAKYIENYLSQRSGS
- a CDS encoding bifunctional diaminohydroxyphosphoribosylaminopyrimidine deaminase/5-amino-6-(5-phosphoribosylamino)uracil reductase encodes the protein MNAEKRKETYSLHSLLGFLAMGKTGANPPVSAVLTDKEGTVLASAHTQTFGKNHAERELYSRYPISKTTDLKEEKNSETSDLKNPNQTNEILSVSLEPCTHFGKTPPCRDLVIERKPNEIKLGWKDPNPLVVSGDWETYTKVGITIGLDPMLAKVSLPYLQGFLTRIQTGRPWVWIKSATSKEGNFASLDKKKERVSSEEVDLTLQLLRAKVDAIAVGPGTVVSDSPSLHFRISEEMILSHKPGNRITELEPFFEAGSGLVSSILQYAKDTTEIHRLEEILYQPYRVFCLDLKHLPTDEFFRKQKELTEMMGEKKCIFFILSDEDIESFGRELENHIRSLSKFEGVCIKPDDASKFLEILGDLGINTLLCEAGNFFPSFLAEELTESDRILEIRNENKSLPDGIPFVFQNELLISEYQVGSNRIFIRKPQRSA